In Phycisphaerales bacterium, one DNA window encodes the following:
- a CDS encoding alpha/beta fold hydrolase has translation MSVLPILLLLLTQPSAPDDILAAYEPGHTTIMVEGAEATFPYRLHRPTTASADNPLPLVIFLHGRGETGNDNQMQLRRFPKQMLTEPHLMRHQAFVLAPQCTGGGWSPRPRRGQDPVDPNVPTPSMQALIKKIRELAQDPSVDRSRIYLTGLSMGGFGSWDLAARHPEWFAAVVPICGGGRTATAETLAESDLPIWNFHGDKDSVVDIKYSRNLVNAIRDAGGQVGHTELRGVGHNAWDIAYGPQGGIEWMFAQQRAKPAEIPAEEQATEQPVKN, from the coding sequence ATGTCCGTCTTGCCAATATTGCTTTTATTGCTGACCCAACCCTCTGCACCGGATGATATCCTCGCAGCCTATGAACCAGGGCATACGACCATCATGGTTGAAGGCGCGGAAGCTACTTTTCCCTATCGTCTTCACCGCCCCACCACCGCCAGTGCCGACAACCCACTTCCCTTGGTCATCTTTCTCCATGGTCGTGGTGAGACCGGCAATGACAATCAAATGCAACTGAGGCGCTTTCCCAAACAGATGCTGACCGAACCACACCTGATGCGACATCAGGCATTTGTGCTCGCGCCGCAGTGCACTGGCGGAGGTTGGTCACCGCGCCCGCGCCGAGGCCAGGATCCGGTTGATCCAAATGTACCGACACCCTCAATGCAAGCGCTGATCAAGAAGATTCGTGAGCTCGCCCAAGATCCTTCCGTAGACCGTTCGCGCATCTATCTCACTGGTCTTTCCATGGGTGGCTTTGGATCATGGGACTTGGCCGCGCGCCATCCCGAGTGGTTTGCAGCCGTGGTTCCGATCTGCGGCGGCGGGCGTACTGCCACTGCTGAAACACTCGCTGAAAGCGATCTGCCAATTTGGAACTTCCATGGCGATAAAGATTCGGTGGTTGACATTAAGTATTCACGTAATCTCGTGAATGCGATTCGTGATGCTGGCGGCCAGGTGGGCCACACCGAGCTACGTGGTGTTGGCCACAACGCTTGGGACATTGCTTACGGACCGCAAGGCGGCATAGAATGGATGTTTGCTCAGCAGCGCGCCAAGCCAGCTGAGATCCCTGCTGAGGAGCAGGCGACAGAGCAGCCCGTAAAGAACTAA
- a CDS encoding FAD binding domain-containing protein, with product MNIAGVRDYLKPANDEQARQWKPGSAFLAGGTWLYSEPQMTGRITPGQVDSNDAPGIETIIDLTSLNWDPIQVSESGLEIAATCRIHELLEYQYPSDWHACELFENCAKALSASFKIFNEATVGGNICMSLPAGSMISMAAALHAEYTIWPHGEDPIKSSSIDFHRGILDNALGPGDILRSIHLPKAWLKRRVFMDLRSLTHIGRSAALVIATIDDKTREVEFTFTASVTKPYQIAFKKLPSSGELDVAIRQAIPKEAYFDDQHGDVFYRESMSHYLAQQLRSKIDHGAR from the coding sequence ATGAATATCGCAGGCGTCCGTGACTATTTAAAGCCAGCGAATGATGAACAGGCTCGGCAATGGAAGCCGGGCAGTGCATTCTTGGCGGGTGGAACCTGGTTGTATTCAGAACCACAGATGACTGGGCGAATCACACCTGGGCAAGTTGACAGTAACGATGCCCCAGGCATTGAAACAATCATTGATTTGACTTCACTGAATTGGGATCCAATACAAGTCAGTGAATCTGGTCTTGAGATTGCTGCCACATGTCGCATTCACGAATTACTTGAGTATCAGTATCCATCTGATTGGCATGCTTGCGAGTTGTTTGAGAATTGTGCAAAGGCGCTTTCTGCATCATTCAAAATATTCAATGAAGCGACAGTGGGCGGTAATATTTGTATGTCGCTACCAGCTGGTTCAATGATCAGCATGGCAGCAGCATTGCATGCCGAGTACACCATCTGGCCTCATGGGGAAGACCCGATCAAGTCTTCGTCAATCGATTTTCACAGGGGTATTCTTGATAATGCTTTAGGCCCCGGTGACATACTTCGTAGTATCCATTTACCTAAAGCATGGTTGAAAAGACGTGTCTTCATGGATTTACGCTCCTTGACACACATTGGCCGTTCAGCAGCGCTGGTGATCGCAACAATTGATGACAAAACCAGAGAGGTTGAGTTCACGTTTACAGCATCGGTGACCAAGCCGTATCAAATTGCGTTTAAAAAACTACCAAGTTCAGGTGAACTGGATGTCGCTATACGGCAAGCGATTCCAAAAGAGGCGTATTTTGATGATCAGCATGGGGATGTTTTTTATCGTGAATCAATGTCGCACTATTTGGCTCAGCAGTTGCGCTCTAAAATAGACCACGGAGCAAGGTAA
- a CDS encoding M56 family metallopeptidase, whose protein sequence is MNEATLFSYLWPTLGLTIAHFLWQGFLIAAITALVLAILRRATPTSRYMVNCVSMIFGLVVFVTTFILIFSQSGEAPLSGLDSDLLMSSTILADSPVSEAQHQIDMTMSIIDESTGTLPAENVTFWQMATALWTINTLAWIWLAGALFMLTRFAVQWNTARYLKTNLVITPDQKWHRLFDEIKAKLGINKGIKILQSSLVETPMVIGWMSPVVLIPTSVFTSLTTDQIRMILTHELAHIRRYDHLVNIAQGAIEIMLFFHPMTWWLSKNIRIEREYCCDDAAITVTSKPRLFAEALIELEALRIKRQNQLPNTALALTGGSLMSRIKRIVNPVSSQDANRLQSKTPLALLLTLLLLMSGMTYVASTAYATANAGNETSEAIQDHDGHSHADHDDHEHHDDHGHHDEHDIDFEHFPDDQELRDMIAEGVEEGEVSRRQAGDIMTLHKELQTQIADGELSKQEAARVFHEEVLQLLGWNDHDEDETDSRRMIFPTHEALRSRIEDGLREGDVNREQAAQIMAIYERFQAGIESGRMSHEDAGPAFRNRVMAMLDEENGHGREDHQHRDDHHDQGHDHHDQGHDRIMAARIGGMLMTLGEAVESGRMSPEDAMRQIMETAERMGMMQHHEHDERHADFERQERELMEAVRRGDISEEDAHRRLKEMERHMTGRDQDHQRRGDQGDGMSKEDYNRAVDRLKRGVESGRISEEDADRRIEEMKREMKRHSRGDNDHMNADQQEEYMKRVAQRLEKAVESGRMTEREAKDKYAEMEREMHERMRD, encoded by the coding sequence ATGAATGAAGCAACGCTCTTTTCCTACCTATGGCCCACACTGGGACTGACAATCGCCCACTTCCTATGGCAGGGCTTCTTGATCGCGGCCATTACGGCACTTGTGCTCGCCATCTTAAGACGAGCCACTCCAACATCTCGTTACATGGTGAATTGTGTTTCCATGATCTTTGGTCTTGTTGTTTTTGTAACCACTTTCATTCTGATCTTCTCACAAAGTGGTGAAGCACCCTTATCAGGGCTCGATAGCGACCTCCTGATGTCTTCAACCATACTTGCTGATTCACCTGTATCAGAAGCACAACATCAAATCGATATGACAATGAGCATCATCGATGAAAGCACTGGAACATTGCCTGCTGAAAATGTCACCTTCTGGCAAATGGCAACCGCGCTCTGGACTATTAATACCCTGGCCTGGATATGGCTTGCCGGCGCTCTCTTTATGTTGACGCGCTTCGCGGTGCAGTGGAATACTGCTCGCTATTTAAAAACCAATCTAGTCATCACTCCTGATCAAAAATGGCATCGCCTCTTTGATGAAATCAAAGCAAAACTGGGCATCAATAAAGGCATCAAAATACTTCAAAGTAGCCTCGTTGAAACGCCAATGGTTATTGGATGGATGAGTCCAGTGGTACTGATTCCGACATCAGTCTTTACCTCGCTGACAACAGATCAAATCCGAATGATCCTAACTCATGAACTTGCACACATTCGCCGTTATGACCACCTGGTCAATATCGCCCAAGGTGCTATTGAAATAATGCTCTTTTTTCACCCAATGACTTGGTGGCTCTCAAAGAATATTCGTATCGAAAGAGAATATTGCTGTGATGACGCCGCAATAACAGTAACTAGCAAACCACGATTATTTGCTGAAGCACTTATCGAACTTGAAGCACTTCGCATTAAACGTCAAAACCAACTGCCAAATACCGCACTCGCACTGACCGGAGGTTCGCTCATGTCCCGTATCAAACGCATCGTTAATCCAGTTTCATCTCAAGACGCAAATCGACTTCAATCGAAAACACCGCTGGCCCTACTCCTGACGCTACTTTTACTGATGAGCGGTATGACCTATGTTGCAAGCACTGCCTACGCCACCGCGAATGCTGGCAATGAGACCAGTGAGGCGATCCAAGATCATGACGGGCATAGCCACGCAGATCATGACGACCACGAGCATCATGATGACCACGGCCATCACGACGAGCATGACATTGACTTTGAACACTTCCCTGATGACCAAGAGCTTCGCGACATGATTGCGGAAGGTGTAGAAGAAGGTGAAGTGAGTCGCCGACAGGCTGGTGACATTATGACACTGCACAAAGAGCTCCAAACACAGATCGCCGATGGTGAGCTATCAAAGCAGGAAGCCGCTCGCGTATTTCATGAAGAAGTACTCCAACTCCTCGGCTGGAACGACCATGACGAAGATGAAACCGATTCACGCAGAATGATTTTCCCAACCCATGAAGCGCTGAGATCACGTATTGAAGATGGCCTCAGAGAAGGCGACGTTAATCGCGAACAGGCTGCACAAATTATGGCCATTTACGAGCGATTCCAAGCCGGCATCGAATCAGGCCGAATGTCACATGAAGACGCTGGCCCAGCATTTCGTAATCGTGTCATGGCGATGCTCGATGAAGAAAATGGTCATGGGCGAGAAGATCACCAGCACAGGGACGACCATCATGACCAAGGGCACGACCATCATGACCAGGGGCACGACCGCATCATGGCTGCCCGCATTGGTGGCATGCTCATGACCCTCGGCGAAGCCGTTGAATCTGGACGCATGTCTCCAGAAGATGCAATGCGGCAGATCATGGAAACCGCTGAACGCATGGGCATGATGCAGCACCATGAACATGATGAACGTCATGCTGATTTTGAGCGACAAGAAAGAGAACTCATGGAAGCCGTTCGCCGTGGTGATATCAGTGAAGAAGATGCCCATCGACGCCTGAAAGAGATGGAGCGGCACATGACGGGCCGTGATCAAGATCATCAAAGGCGTGGAGATCAAGGCGATGGTATGTCAAAAGAAGACTACAACCGTGCGGTCGATCGACTCAAGAGAGGTGTGGAATCAGGCAGAATCTCTGAAGAAGATGCAGACCGGCGTATCGAGGAGATGAAGCGAGAAATGAAGCGCCATTCACGTGGCGACAACGATCACATGAATGCCGATCAGCAAGAAGAGTACATGAAGCGCGTGGCTCAGCGACTCGAAAAGGCCGTTGAAAGCGGACGCATGACTGAAAGAGAAGCCAAAGATAAATACGCTGAGATGGAGCGAGAGATGCATGAACGCATGAGAGACTAA
- a CDS encoding SRPBCC family protein translates to MTIEPDVQRENGDFVLRARARVERPRDEVFDFFSNARNLERLTPEFLNFKVLTPGEIKMHQGALIDYKLRVRGIPIRWRTEITAWDPPYKFEDNQLKGPYRKWLHQHIFIEDGDSTIMDDIVRYRVWGGRLINRLMVERDVRKIFAYRGEVLASFFPGTKNE, encoded by the coding sequence GTGACAATTGAACCTGATGTCCAACGCGAAAATGGTGACTTTGTCTTGCGAGCGAGAGCGCGCGTTGAACGTCCCCGTGATGAAGTATTCGATTTTTTTTCAAATGCGCGTAATCTAGAACGACTCACACCAGAGTTTCTGAATTTCAAAGTGCTCACGCCTGGGGAAATCAAAATGCACCAGGGCGCCTTGATTGACTACAAACTTCGTGTTCGAGGAATACCTATCCGGTGGAGAACAGAGATTACCGCATGGGACCCGCCCTACAAATTTGAGGACAATCAGCTCAAAGGCCCATATCGCAAATGGCTTCACCAACATATCTTTATAGAGGATGGTGATAGCACCATCATGGATGACATCGTCAGGTACCGCGTTTGGGGCGGTCGCCTGATTAATCGATTGATGGTTGAACGCGACGTACGCAAGATCTTCGCCTATCGAGGCGAAGTACTTGCTTCCTTTTTCCCAGGCACAAAGAACGAATGA
- a CDS encoding BlaI/MecI/CopY family transcriptional regulator: MTQKKSARKPTDAECQILNVIWRRGSATVREVYDDLSDESEIGYTTVLKFMQIMTDKGLLSRDTNVRPQIYKACHSQKKTQKTMVADLLDRAFCGSPGNLVLQALSMRKTTPEELQEIRDLVKKLERQQ; this comes from the coding sequence ATGACCCAGAAAAAGAGCGCACGCAAACCAACCGATGCCGAATGCCAGATCCTGAATGTCATCTGGAGACGCGGCAGTGCTACTGTGCGCGAGGTCTATGATGATCTCAGTGACGAGAGTGAGATTGGCTATACAACTGTATTAAAGTTCATGCAGATCATGACAGACAAGGGCCTTTTGAGCCGCGATACAAACGTGCGACCCCAGATTTATAAGGCCTGTCACTCACAAAAGAAAACACAGAAAACAATGGTTGCAGATCTTCTTGACCGAGCCTTTTGTGGCTCTCCAGGCAATCTTGTTCTCCAAGCACTTTCAATGCGAAAAACCACGCCGGAAGAACTTCAGGAAATACGTGACTTGGTCAAAAAACTGGAGCGGCAACAATGA
- a CDS encoding deoxyribodipyrimidine photo-lyase: protein MCELVWFRHDLRVAEQPALNAALRSSQEVVGLVIVDRIQWKAHGWGIPCMTWYTDTVRALADQLAAMGIVLRVEIATTCKSQCTIVSEVAQDMKAKCVHVGRQAGFDERRRDQNIKRELSDVGIKLVEHTTESILPVELIRSKSDLPYSVYTPFRRAWDAQLSQVGLPDLDKAHASATPIASPQVPYIDLGEATWSHTAWCAGTASALERLNTFLQGPIDHYHTNRDRPDLNGTSTLSPWLAVGAISPVMCLRPLVERYGLDPEQWPDGPRVWRQELVWREFYRHVMMTRDKVSQNQPMQDWTEKLEWRSDADALNAWTNGQTGFDIIDAAMIQLRELGWMHNRLRMVTAMFLTKNLMVDWRLGELHFSKHLIDYDFASNNGGWQWAASTGTDAAPYFRIFNPESQAEKFDPDRQYQAQWLNGHSRPTQIVDLKTTRAFAIQAFKSAKAGATESDN from the coding sequence ATGTGTGAACTTGTATGGTTTCGACATGATCTACGAGTGGCCGAGCAACCGGCGCTCAACGCAGCCTTGCGATCCTCTCAAGAGGTCGTCGGCCTTGTCATTGTGGATCGAATCCAATGGAAAGCTCATGGATGGGGTATCCCATGCATGACCTGGTATACAGATACGGTACGAGCACTTGCGGATCAACTTGCCGCAATGGGCATTGTACTTCGGGTTGAAATTGCAACGACATGTAAATCTCAATGCACCATCGTCTCAGAAGTGGCTCAAGACATGAAAGCGAAGTGCGTGCATGTCGGGCGTCAGGCTGGCTTTGATGAGCGAAGACGTGATCAGAACATCAAAAGAGAACTCAGTGATGTCGGAATCAAATTGGTTGAGCATACAACTGAGTCAATTCTTCCAGTGGAGCTCATCCGTAGCAAGTCAGACCTCCCCTACTCGGTGTACACCCCCTTTAGACGTGCCTGGGACGCTCAACTTAGTCAGGTGGGATTGCCTGATCTAGATAAAGCGCATGCCTCGGCAACGCCAATAGCGAGTCCGCAAGTTCCCTATATCGATCTTGGTGAAGCGACTTGGAGTCATACCGCTTGGTGTGCTGGCACAGCTTCGGCGTTAGAAAGGCTCAATACCTTTCTCCAAGGACCTATTGATCACTACCACACCAACCGTGACAGACCTGACCTCAATGGCACCAGCACCCTGTCACCTTGGCTTGCTGTTGGAGCAATCTCACCTGTCATGTGCCTTCGACCGTTAGTTGAGCGCTATGGACTGGACCCAGAACAATGGCCCGATGGACCGCGTGTATGGCGACAAGAACTGGTTTGGCGCGAGTTCTACCGACATGTCATGATGACACGTGACAAAGTTTCACAAAATCAGCCGATGCAGGATTGGACTGAAAAACTCGAATGGCGAAGTGACGCTGATGCACTCAATGCTTGGACGAATGGCCAAACTGGTTTTGATATCATCGATGCCGCTATGATTCAGTTGAGAGAGCTTGGTTGGATGCACAATCGACTTCGCATGGTTACTGCAATGTTTCTGACTAAGAACCTGATGGTCGACTGGCGTCTCGGCGAGCTACACTTTTCCAAGCATTTGATTGACTATGATTTCGCGAGCAACAACGGCGGCTGGCAGTGGGCGGCTTCGACCGGAACCGATGCGGCACCTTACTTCAGAATATTCAACCCAGAGTCACAGGCAGAAAAGTTCGATCCCGATCGGCAATACCAAGCGCAATGGCTCAATGGGCATAGCCGCCCCACGCAAATTGTTGATCTAAAGACGACAAGAGCGTTTGCGATCCAAGCTTTTAAGTCTGCCAAGGCAGGAGCAACTGAAAGTGACAATTGA
- a CDS encoding MFS transporter — translation MTTNQSMTPKTLPNTASWWNWGLAALYLMSCVFSVVSFAVLMPMIEKEAGLSKANLSAMTGLFFFAYSIAQLAAGLLIDRLGSRWLIGVTAVMATLGGLLFVSSDSAFVMYLGRSLMAIGLSSAFVGALYLASKWFPVSRFGLMSGVTNMSANIAGAVGSWAIAGLPYKPVILWWAIINVVIAALILLIVKNKTPQIEIDDEEETMGMIKGFAFLFSSWQVWLACIFFTGLFGTFLSYADFWNIQIQQAYGYPIETAALLNALLPIGLGFGSVCFGWFSDMIGKVAFPCRICAIASVFLLGLLIYTPYLPVIVVPLLLFLSGFFVGGSTLAFPAAIQYCPRSVQGTAIGLVTTCGYIGAGILNLIVPSILGNVPDFHTLPSAWLSYMNLDSDQIETVFSFRISMLPLMAAVILAIIASLFLRDVPKTQPSDG, via the coding sequence ATGACCACGAACCAGTCTATGACTCCAAAGACACTGCCGAATACAGCGTCCTGGTGGAATTGGGGCCTCGCAGCCCTCTATCTCATGTCTTGTGTATTTAGTGTCGTGTCATTTGCAGTACTGATGCCAATGATTGAGAAGGAAGCTGGATTATCAAAAGCAAATCTGAGTGCAATGACTGGCCTGTTCTTTTTCGCTTATTCAATAGCACAGCTTGCTGCTGGCCTACTCATTGATCGGCTGGGAAGTCGCTGGCTCATTGGTGTAACAGCAGTGATGGCAACCTTAGGCGGGCTCTTGTTCGTCTCATCAGATAGCGCATTCGTGATGTATCTAGGCAGATCACTTATGGCCATTGGCCTCTCCTCAGCATTCGTAGGTGCACTCTACTTGGCAAGCAAGTGGTTTCCCGTATCACGCTTTGGCTTAATGAGTGGCGTTACCAATATGTCTGCCAATATAGCGGGCGCAGTTGGATCTTGGGCGATTGCTGGTTTGCCGTATAAACCGGTGATTCTTTGGTGGGCGATTATCAACGTTGTTATTGCGGCGTTGATTCTATTGATCGTCAAAAACAAGACGCCTCAAATCGAAATAGATGATGAAGAAGAAACCATGGGAATGATCAAAGGCTTTGCCTTTCTGTTTAGCTCATGGCAGGTTTGGCTTGCTTGCATCTTCTTCACGGGCCTTTTTGGCACTTTTCTGTCCTACGCAGACTTCTGGAACATTCAAATCCAACAAGCATATGGTTACCCAATAGAGACTGCAGCTTTGTTGAATGCCCTCCTCCCTATCGGGCTTGGTTTCGGTAGTGTTTGTTTTGGTTGGTTTTCTGACATGATCGGAAAAGTAGCCTTTCCATGTCGCATTTGTGCGATCGCATCAGTTTTCTTACTCGGCTTACTAATTTACACACCCTATCTTCCTGTCATTGTGGTGCCCCTCCTGTTATTCCTATCTGGATTTTTCGTAGGTGGATCAACGCTTGCCTTTCCTGCAGCGATTCAGTATTGCCCACGAAGCGTTCAAGGCACGGCGATCGGTCTCGTCACAACATGTGGATACATAGGTGCTGGCATACTCAACCTTATCGTGCCCAGCATTCTCGGAAATGTTCCAGATTTTCACACACTTCCGTCAGCTTGGCTCAGCTACATGAATCTTGATAGCGATCAGATAGAAACTGTCTTTAGTTTTAGAATAAGCATGCTCCCACTTATGGCCGCAGTCATACTGGCAATCATCGCATCACTGTTTCTCCGCGATGTACCCAAAACTCAACCGAGCGATGGATGA
- a CDS encoding SDR family oxidoreductase: MNQPTESSKPKPRIAILGGTGYVGSRLISQLLRSGYQVHCLARSPQKLTSRAFPNQANLTVAKCNLEDTDDIAKQLEGQEIVFYLVHSMRSAGRSYATVDDDLAKNTAQAAERAGVQRIIYLGGLGESQDRLSEHLQSRRDVEESLAATSIPLTTLRAAMIIGSGSASFEILRYLVERLPIMVTPRWVRTESQPIAIADVLRLLEACIEHPETSGQTLDIGGADVVDYQFLMRLVAVRLGLKPRRVIPVPILTPRLSALWIHLVTPVDAAIAQPLAAGLSNRVVCRDNASHELLGRKPLTAAAAIDAALEHTRDDSVESSWTDAGPLPGDPDWSGGRVYTDSRSITVDAPVHAVYEAITLIGGGHGYYAADWLWKLRGIMDRLAGGPGLRRGRRTERVISTGDALDFWRVLHADRDRRLILFAEMKLPGTATLEFSLEQTDENTSIVQTARFRPRGLFGIAYWMAVKPLHGIVFSGMLNGIVRESRRLAESLPGRQTDV, encoded by the coding sequence ATGAACCAACCAACTGAATCATCCAAACCAAAGCCTCGCATCGCCATACTCGGCGGAACCGGCTATGTCGGCTCTCGGCTCATATCACAGCTGCTGCGAAGCGGGTACCAGGTGCACTGCCTGGCTCGAAGTCCTCAAAAGCTCACTTCACGAGCATTCCCGAACCAAGCGAACCTGACCGTCGCAAAGTGCAATCTTGAAGATACCGACGATATTGCCAAACAACTTGAAGGCCAGGAAATCGTCTTCTACTTAGTTCATTCGATGCGTTCAGCCGGGCGGTCTTACGCCACGGTCGACGATGACCTTGCTAAAAACACCGCTCAGGCTGCTGAGCGAGCAGGTGTCCAGAGAATTATTTATCTCGGGGGACTTGGTGAGTCACAGGATCGTCTTAGTGAGCATCTCCAATCGCGACGCGATGTTGAAGAGAGCCTCGCCGCTACGTCCATACCTCTGACCACGCTTCGAGCGGCCATGATTATTGGCAGCGGATCAGCGTCGTTTGAGATTCTTCGCTATCTCGTCGAGCGACTACCGATCATGGTCACACCAAGATGGGTTCGCACCGAGTCGCAACCAATTGCCATCGCTGATGTACTGCGATTACTTGAGGCATGCATTGAACATCCGGAGACCAGTGGCCAAACTTTAGATATCGGAGGGGCTGATGTTGTCGATTATCAATTCCTCATGCGACTGGTTGCCGTTCGACTTGGCCTCAAACCAAGACGCGTCATTCCTGTCCCCATCTTAACACCACGCCTCAGCGCTCTTTGGATCCATCTCGTCACGCCAGTCGACGCTGCTATTGCCCAACCTCTTGCTGCCGGACTGAGCAACCGTGTTGTCTGTCGAGATAACGCTTCCCACGAATTGCTTGGCCGGAAACCTCTGACGGCCGCTGCTGCTATTGATGCTGCTTTGGAGCACACGCGTGACGACAGCGTTGAATCATCTTGGACAGATGCCGGCCCGTTGCCAGGAGATCCTGACTGGTCAGGCGGTCGCGTCTACACGGATTCACGCTCGATCACCGTCGATGCACCTGTTCATGCAGTCTATGAGGCCATTACGCTGATTGGTGGAGGCCACGGCTACTACGCTGCAGACTGGCTCTGGAAACTTCGTGGCATCATGGACCGCCTTGCAGGAGGCCCTGGCTTGCGGCGTGGTCGGCGAACCGAACGCGTCATTAGCACCGGCGATGCCCTGGATTTCTGGCGGGTGCTTCACGCAGATCGTGACCGAAGATTGATCCTCTTTGCAGAAATGAAGCTGCCTGGCACGGCCACGCTCGAATTCTCTCTGGAACAAACTGATGAAAACACCTCAATAGTTCAAACCGCACGTTTTCGTCCCAGAGGACTCTTTGGTATCGCTTATTGGATGGCGGTCAAACCACTTCATGGAATTGTCTTCTCTGGCATGCTCAACGGGATTGTCCGGGAATCCCGAAGGCTTGCCGAGTCACTACCTGGGAGGCAAACCGATGTGTGA
- a CDS encoding fasciclin domain-containing protein: MLLASVITASAIFAQCDSTNQSVQTSISQPAPTIVEVAASNPDFSTLVAAINAAELTETLAGPGPFTVFAPTNAAFAKLKPGTVEMLVKPENKQALTDILTYHVVPGNMPASKVMSTNGGQTAGGRWVQFSRSGDAVMVDDAKVVTADIVCKNGTIHVIDTVMMPSDASIVKTAKEAGSFKTLLAAAQAAGLAETLDTKGPFTVFAPTDDAFNALGKETIANLLKPENRDQLATILKHHVVAGRVYSPTAVSAGSATSLAGTTLPITVQSNGAMVGKAKIIATDIDTSNGVIHVIDRVMIPTMKTTQSN; the protein is encoded by the coding sequence ATGCTCCTCGCCTCAGTCATCACAGCCTCAGCAATCTTCGCACAGTGCGATAGCACGAACCAATCAGTACAAACCTCGATCAGCCAACCTGCACCCACAATTGTCGAAGTCGCTGCCAGCAATCCAGACTTTTCAACACTCGTCGCTGCGATCAATGCTGCAGAACTGACAGAGACATTGGCAGGCCCCGGCCCTTTTACGGTGTTTGCTCCAACCAACGCTGCCTTTGCCAAGTTGAAGCCAGGAACCGTCGAGATGTTGGTCAAACCAGAAAACAAGCAAGCGCTTACGGATATTCTGACGTACCACGTGGTTCCAGGGAATATGCCCGCCAGCAAGGTAATGTCGACCAACGGCGGACAGACGGCGGGTGGACGCTGGGTCCAATTTTCGCGGTCCGGAGACGCGGTCATGGTCGACGACGCCAAAGTCGTGACAGCTGACATCGTCTGCAAGAACGGCACCATTCATGTGATCGACACAGTGATGATGCCATCCGACGCCAGCATTGTAAAAACAGCAAAAGAAGCTGGGTCATTCAAAACACTGCTTGCTGCGGCTCAGGCGGCTGGACTTGCAGAAACGCTTGATACAAAGGGTCCGTTTACTGTCTTCGCACCCACCGATGATGCATTCAATGCCCTGGGCAAAGAGACGATTGCGAATCTGCTGAAGCCTGAGAATCGTGACCAGCTTGCGACTATTTTGAAGCATCATGTGGTTGCAGGTCGGGTGTACTCACCAACCGCAGTCTCTGCTGGCTCCGCAACATCGCTCGCAGGCACGACTCTTCCGATCACGGTTCAGTCAAATGGAGCCATGGTTGGCAAAGCCAAAATCATTGCAACTGATATTGACACAAGTAACGGCGTCATCCACGTCATTGATCGCGTCATGATCCCAACCATGAAAACGACGCAATCGAACTGA